Proteins found in one Zea mays cultivar B73 chromosome 1, Zm-B73-REFERENCE-NAM-5.0, whole genome shotgun sequence genomic segment:
- the LOC103643384 gene encoding vesicle-associated protein 1-2, protein MASCDLLDVDPLELQFPFVLDKQIPCPLRLANRTDRTVAFKVKTTNPRKYCVRPNNGIVPPRSLCTVVVTMQAQTVVPPDLQCKDKFMVQSVVISDSLSAKDITSQMFAKEGGNVLQEVKLKVAYVMPPEPPSEIAEEHDGLDRVLVPMQRIVDNGKSTSELSSGSVSLRSAEEFGSPVGRIVKSEEFLKAAGPAMETKTYAGPGEQSHQLSAIITKLTEEKNSALEQNRKLQVELELVRCEARKQQSAFSLVLLIAFGLLGIVLGYIVKK, encoded by the exons ATGGCCTCTTGCGACCTCCTTGATGTCGACCCTCTGGAGCTTCAGTTTCCGT TCGTGCTCGACAAGCAGATCCCCTGCCCGCTGCGGCTCGCCAACAGGACTGACCGTACCGTCGCCTTTAAG GTGAAGACGACGAACCCGAGGAAGTACTGCGTGCGCCCCAACAATGGCATCGTACCGCCCCGATCCTTGTGTACGGTTGTAG TCACGATGCAGGCGCAGACGGTGGTGCCTCCGGATTTGCAGTGCAAGGACAAGTTCATGGTGCAGAGCGTGGTCATCAGTGATAGCTTGTCAGCCAAGGACATAACCTCTCAAATG TTCGCGAAAGAGGGGGGTAATGTGCTCCAGGAGGTAAAATTGAAGGTTGCTTATGTGATGCCACCTGAACCACCATCAGAGATTGCAGAGGAGCACGATGGTTTAGATCGAGTTTTAGTGCCTATGCAGAGGATCGTGGATAATGGGAAAAGTACTTCAGAGCTATCGAGTGGCTCCGTGTCATTGAGGTCAGCTGAG GAGTTTGGATCACCTGTTGGTCGAATTGTGAAGAGTGAGGAGTTTCTGAAGGCTGCAGGACCTGCTATG GAAACAAAAACATATGCAGGACCTGGTGAACAATCTCATCAG CTGTCAGCTATAATTACAAAGCTGACTGAAGAAAAGAATTCTGCTCTTGAGCAAAACAGAAAGCTTCAAGTTGAATTG GAACTTGTAAGGTGCGAAGCCAGGAAACAGCAAAGCGCGTTCTCGTTGGTTCTCCTAATAGCGTTTGGGCTCCTTGGCATTGTTCTAGGTTACATTGTTAAGAAATGA
- the LOC100276640 gene encoding uncharacterized protein LOC100276640 has product MGGHGGLNILPQKRWNVYNFDNREKVQKDEAAAAREEQLQREAERRRESDLRLAALRRNRGLVQAETPPAPPSHPAGPADPADALPSPADALPSPATDGDHINLFSGGSGVATDFDALASASGGRGAAREREPDADPNPKKRKKKEEEVRVVGPDEEKYRLGYGLAGKGVAVPWYMSSPAAAAAKEGRGRDAREGNGVKRSGGKKSIEELREERKKREAKEKERERAILVAAGRKERQVDRGRQSRWAR; this is encoded by the exons ATGGGAGGGCACGGCGGGTTGAACATCCTGCCGCAGAAGCGGTGGAACGTCTATAACTTCGACAACCGTGAGAAGGTGCAAAAAGACGAGGCCGCCGCCGCCCGGGAGGAGCAGCTCCAGCGCGAGGCGGAACGCCGCCGCGAGTCGGATCTACGCCTCGCTGCACTACGCCGTAACCGCGGCCTGGTCCAGGCGGAGACGCCCCCCGCTCCTCCATCTCACCCCGCCGGCCCCGCTGATCCGGCGGACGCCCTTCCTTCCCCGGCGGACGCCCTTCCTTCCCCGGCAACGGATGGAGACCACATCAACCTCTTCTCAGGTGGATCAGGCGTCGCCACTGATTTCGATGCGCTCGCCTCGGCCAGTGGTGGGAGGGGCGCGGCTCGGGAGCGGGAGCCTGATGCCGACCCTAACCCTAAGAAGCGGAAGAAGAAGGAAGAGGAGGTGAGGGTTGTGGGGCCCGATGAGGAGAAGTACAGGCTGGGCTACGGCCTTGCCGGGAAGGGCGTGGCGGTGCCCTGGTACATGTCGAGCCCTGCAGCGGCAGCGGCCAAGGAGGGGAGGGGCAGAGATGCAAGGGAGGGTAACGGGGTGAAGAGGAGTGGAGGGAAGAAGAGCATCGAAGAGCtgagggaggagaggaagaaGAGAGAGGCCAAGGAGAAGGAACGCGAGCGAGCCATCCTTGTTGCTGCAGGGAGGAAGGAGAGACAGGTGGATCGGGGGCGCCAGTCAAG ATGGGCTCGGTGA